The Dendrosporobacter quercicolus genome includes the window CTGAACAGCGTCGGTATGAAACAATACTTTCCTGGCGCGGCAGATTTTTCCTATTTCTTTTATCGGCTCAATTGTCCCGATTTCATTATTGGCAAACATGACCGAAACCAGAATCGTCTGCTTGGTAATAGCCTGCTCAAGCTCATCAACCTTTACAAAGCCTTCGGAATCAACAGGCAGATACGTTACTTCAAAACCATTTTTCTCCAAAAACCGGCAGGTATGTAAAATTGCGTGATGCTCAATTTGGGTAGTAATGATATGATTGCCCTTATGCCTGTTGGCAAAAGCAACGCCCTTTAGGGCCCAGTTGTCGGCTTCAGAACCGCCGCCGGTAAAAAAAATTTCTTTTTTATCTGCATTGAGCACCTGCGCCACGCTTTCCCGCGCCTGGTCAATTGCCTTTTCCGTCACCCGGGCCATTGCATAAATCGAAGAAGGATTGCCGTAATACAGATTTAGATAAGGAAGCATCTCTTCGAAAACCTGCGGCTTAAGATAAGTTGTCGCCGAATGGTCGAGATAGACTTGTTTGTCAGTCATCATTTACACCGTCCTTCATCCTGTTCATTTTTTGGTAATCATCAACCATGTCCTGGAAGGTGGTTGACTGTAGTACACCATCAATACTGTCCTTAATCCTTACCCATAGCAGCCTTGTCGCACAGCTTTCCACATTTTTGCAGGTAGTATCCACAATGCAGTCGGAAATTTCAATTGAACCTTCGAGAACTTCAATAACGTCATGTACCGTGATCTGACCCGGCGGTCTGGCCAGCGCATATCCCCCGCAAGGACCGCGCAAGCTCTTAATAATGCCGCTTTTCCTGAGTTGGGCAAATAACTGCTCTAAATAATACTCCGATACATTCTGACTTTTAGCAACCGATTTTATCGATACATGCCCGCTTCCATAATGAATGGCCAGCTCCAATACTGCTTTAACGCCATAACGTCCTCTTGTTGATAATTTCATTTTAATCAACACCTAAATCCCAGCGCTCTGTACTCTTCAGCACTAATAATTAACTCTAATTAAATTCTAATAAATCCGATCAGTATTGTCAACATTAAAATAATACGATTTGTTACAAAAAAATGTGAATTACAAAAAGAAATCCCCCGAAGTGCATGATTCGGGGGATTTCCGCCTTAAAAATCATCAGTGAAGCGCCGGTAACGAATCGAATAAACTGTCCTGTTTATAGCGGGGCGCCGGCCGTTGCTTACCTGCATTTTCAACCATAAGCAGCCCGCCAGGCAGCTCGACGATAAAAGGTGACGGGGTACGGGACGTCATTAGGACAAGCTCATCCCTGGCCCTTGTCACTCCCACATAGAAAAGCCGCCTCTCCTCAGCGAAGTCAAAGTTAAGAACGCTGTTCTTTAAAGGCATCAAGCCATCGTTTACACCGCAAATGAATGTTACCGGAAATTCAAGACCTTTGGCCGCATGCACCGTCATTAACGAAACCGCATCGGTCGAATAAACTTTGCCGCTGCTGCGAACAATATCGCTTTCCCGGCCCAGTACAAAGTTCTGGATAAAAGACGACATGTCCTGATGCGTAACCGCTGTATGTAAAAGCAGCTCCATGCTTTTAATACCGGACAGATTGTTGTCGCTGATCCATGAATCGATAATTCCGGCTGGTCTCTCTTTGCGGATAACCGGTTTATACCTGCCCAGCATTTCTATGAAAGCAGGGAAAACGCCGGGCTGATTGATGGGCGATGGCAGCTCGGTCAAAAGCTTTTCCAGCGCCGTGATGCTTTTCCTGCCTGCAGCATAACGCTCAATGATTTTTAGGCTGAGCTCTGCCGCAGCAATACTTTTTGCCTTGAAACATTCCAGCAGGGAAAGAATATCTCCGGGATTAAGCAAAAATTTAAAGAACGCCATCGCCTCCCGAACCGGCTTATCGGAAAGAAAATCATCCCGCCCGGCTACCGAGTACGGAATACCTTCTTTTAACAGGCACTGTTCCAGAACCTCCGCCTGGCGATTGGTGCGATACAATATGGCGATATCGGCAAAGCCTCTGGACTGACCGGCCGGCCTGGCTTTGTGAGCCCGGATTTGCGCATCAAGCATGTCAATACCGCCAACCATACGGTTGATTTCCTTGGCGACAAAGATGGCTTCGGCGAATTCATCATTGCTTGCTATCAAGCGCACTTTAACGCCGCTTTCCCTGGTAGGGTTGAGCAGCCGGGTCTCATCCCCTGCCGCCTTTTTAGCGATCACCGCCTGAGCGGCCGCGATGATCTCAGGCGTAGACCGGTAATTCTGCGTTAGCCGGACCTGCCGGCTGCCGGGAAATTCTTCGGTAAATTTTGCAAAATAACGAAAATCAGAACCCCTGAAACCATAAATTGACTGGTCAGGATCACCGATAATAAAAATACTTTCGCAATTCCTGCCCCATTGCTTGATTAAGCGGTATTGAATCTCATTGATATCCTGAAACTCATCCACCAGGAGATAGGAACAACACTTTTCCCCGCTCCGGTCAGACAAAACCCCGGCGGGACCACCTTCCAGCCGCTGCAGGACTTCCAGCAGAATATCATCATAGTCCATCACGCCGTAGCGCTTAAGCTGCGAGCAGTATGCATCATACAGCAGGGCGGTGGAAACCGCGTTGCTTTCATTTCCCGCAGGCGGTGCGCCATTTTTTAAGAGCGAGATCGCTTTTAGTGCATCGCGAAGCGGAAACTCCAGCTTCATACTCTTTACGATTTCGCCGATCATCGAACGGGCCTGCTGTTCATCAATGATTGTTATTGTTTCCTTGCCTCTCCATTGGGACAGCCTTTGCAGACAGATAGAGTGAAACGTCCCGATGGTCATGGCGCCGGCCGTTCGTTTATTTCCGAAATGCCCTTCCAGCCGGCTGCGCATCTCCTGCGCCGCCTTATTGGTAAACGTAACGGCACTGATTTGCGACGGATGGATGCCGCACTGTTCAATCAGATAGGCAATACGGCAGACCAGTGTCTTTGTTTTTCCTGTTCCCGGTCCGGCGACTACCGCAATTGCCGGAGCACTGGCTGACACGGCTTCCCACTGTTCCTTATTCAAACCGTAAGGCAAGCTTGCCGGGACAGCCTGCGGGGCCTTCTCAGCTCCTTCCGCCAGACCGGCATCGCCGTCCGTCTCCCGCACCTGTTTTGCGGCCTGAACCGCCGCCCCTGTAACAGCGGCAGGTCCTGACGGCTCCTTACCGGCAGTGCCGGAATCAGAAACAAGTTCATCCCTCAAAAAACATAATTGACCTGAAAACAGTTCTATCTCACTTTTGTCCAGTACTTTAACTTTACCATATTCACCGTCAAACCCGGGTTGTATCGCCACTTTACCGCAGCGCAGGCGGCGGATGCCTTCCGTAATACAGGAACCTGCGGCCAGTTCAATATCCGCCAGCTGCGCCTCACGGAGAATAAACAGCTCGGGGCCAAGAATCTGCAGCAACTGCTCATATTTCTGTCTCACTCTCCTGCTGGCGGCAGTCGCACCGATGGAGGAAGCAATGATCTCCACAAGCGGAACTATCCGCTCAAAGGGCTTGGCCGCCGGCGGTATAAAGCCTTCTTCCCTGTCGGCAAGAGCTTCCACCCGGTGCAGCACGCCGACGGTCAGTTTGCCGCCGCACACCGGACACAGACCGCCCGCCGCTCTTGTCATCTCAGGCTTCCAACACACCTTGCAGACCCGGTGGCCGTCATAATGGTATTTGCCTTCCTCAGGAAAAAACTCCAATGTACCGTAAAATTCGGTTGTACTGCGGTTCTTCAACGCCTGCAGCATACCAAAATACGAAAGGCCGGTATTGAAAATATTGGCTTCTCTGGCCAGATTGGCCGGAGAGTGGGCATCAGAGTTGGAAACCAGGGTAAACTTATCCAGCGCCGAAATGCGCCAATTCATGGCCGGATCGGAGGACAGGCCTGTTTCAAGGGCATAAATGTATCCGGTGAGGTCTTCAAAACACTCCTCAATCGCGTCAAATCCGGAATAAGCGCCATACAGGGAGAAATGCGGGGTCCAGATGTGCGCAGGAATAAACATCGCCTCAGGGCAGCTTTCCAGTACGATCTCCAGCAAATCCCTGCTGTCCAGACCCAGTATCGGCCTGCCGTCCGACCGCAGATTACCGACCGCTTCCAGCTTACGTGATATGAATTCGGCCTGCTCCAGGCCGGGCAGGAGAATCAGGTTATGCACCTTGCGCACT containing:
- a CDS encoding RrF2 family transcriptional regulator gives rise to the protein MKLSTRGRYGVKAVLELAIHYGSGHVSIKSVAKSQNVSEYYLEQLFAQLRKSGIIKSLRGPCGGYALARPPGQITVHDVIEVLEGSIEISDCIVDTTCKNVESCATRLLWVRIKDSIDGVLQSTTFQDMVDDYQKMNRMKDGVNDD
- a CDS encoding UvrD-helicase domain-containing protein — protein: MLDFWARRKGIQVLGTGDFTHPAWREELKEKLIPAGEGLYALKAEFRREGKVAGTAFTPQFIVSGEISSIYKKNGRVRKVHNLILLPGLEQAEFISRKLEAVGNLRSDGRPILGLDSRDLLEIVLESCPEAMFIPAHIWTPHFSLYGAYSGFDAIEECFEDLTGYIYALETGLSSDPAMNWRISALDKFTLVSNSDAHSPANLAREANIFNTGLSYFGMLQALKNRSTTEFYGTLEFFPEEGKYHYDGHRVCKVCWKPEMTRAAGGLCPVCGGKLTVGVLHRVEALADREEGFIPPAAKPFERIVPLVEIIASSIGATAASRRVRQKYEQLLQILGPELFILREAQLADIELAAGSCITEGIRRLRCGKVAIQPGFDGEYGKVKVLDKSEIELFSGQLCFLRDELVSDSGTAGKEPSGPAAVTGAAVQAAKQVRETDGDAGLAEGAEKAPQAVPASLPYGLNKEQWEAVSASAPAIAVVAGPGTGKTKTLVCRIAYLIEQCGIHPSQISAVTFTNKAAQEMRSRLEGHFGNKRTAGAMTIGTFHSICLQRLSQWRGKETITIIDEQQARSMIGEIVKSMKLEFPLRDALKAISLLKNGAPPAGNESNAVSTALLYDAYCSQLKRYGVMDYDDILLEVLQRLEGGPAGVLSDRSGEKCCSYLLVDEFQDINEIQYRLIKQWGRNCESIFIIGDPDQSIYGFRGSDFRYFAKFTEEFPGSRQVRLTQNYRSTPEIIAAAQAVIAKKAAGDETRLLNPTRESGVKVRLIASNDEFAEAIFVAKEINRMVGGIDMLDAQIRAHKARPAGQSRGFADIAILYRTNRQAEVLEQCLLKEGIPYSVAGRDDFLSDKPVREAMAFFKFLLNPGDILSLLECFKAKSIAAAELSLKIIERYAAGRKSITALEKLLTELPSPINQPGVFPAFIEMLGRYKPVIRKERPAGIIDSWISDNNLSGIKSMELLLHTAVTHQDMSSFIQNFVLGRESDIVRSSGKVYSTDAVSLMTVHAAKGLEFPVTFICGVNDGLMPLKNSVLNFDFAEERRLFYVGVTRARDELVLMTSRTPSPFIVELPGGLLMVENAGKQRPAPRYKQDSLFDSLPALH